One Triticum dicoccoides isolate Atlit2015 ecotype Zavitan chromosome 5B, WEW_v2.0, whole genome shotgun sequence genomic window carries:
- the LOC119311686 gene encoding 9-cis-epoxycarotenoid dioxygenase NCED3, chloroplastic-like, whose amino-acid sequence MQTLTASTSVSSIQRHRPRPAGRSSFSARAVSSAPRAPSGAARVPAPSRFVRGADAAPAKPLIAVPKAPAVERQEKKLNFFQRAAATALDAFEEGFVANVLERPHGLSRTVDPAVQIAGNFAPVGETPPVHALPVTGRIPPFINGVYARNGANPHFDPVAGHHLFDGDGMVHALRIRNGVAETYASRFTETERLQQERALGRPMFPKAIGELHGHSGIARLALFYARAACGLIDPSRGTGVANAGLVYFNGHLLAMSEDDIPYHVRVTDDGDLQTVGRYDFDGQLECPMIAHPKLDPATGELHALSYDVIKKPYLKYFYFKADGTKSADVEIPLDQPTMIHDFAITENYVVVPDHQVVFKLQEMLRGGSPVVLDKEKTSRFGVLPKCAADSSEMVWVDVPDCFCFHLWNAWEEEETDEVVVIGSCMTPADSIFNESDECLESVLTEIRLNTRTGESTRRPILALSEQVNLEVGMVNSNLLGRKTRYAYLAVAEPWPKVSGFAKVDLATGELTKFEYGEGRFGGEPCFVPMDPATSRGEDDGYILTFVHDEAAGTSELLVVNAADMRLEATIQLPSRVPYGFHGTFVTGKELESQA is encoded by the coding sequence ATGCAGACACTCACAGCCTCGACCTCGGTCTCCTCCATACAGCGGCACCGGCCGCGCCCCGCGGGCCGGTCCAGCTTCTCCGCCCGCGCCGTCAGCTCCGCGCCGCGCGCGCCCTCCGGCGCCGCCCGCGTGCCGGCCCCGTCCCGGTTCGTGCGCGGCGCCGATGCCGCGCCGGCCAAGCCCCTCATTGCCGTCCCCAAGGCGCCCGCCGTGGAGAGGCAGGAGAAGAAGCTCAACTTCTTCCAGCGCGCCGCCGCCACGGCGCTCGACGCCTTCGAGGAGGGATTCGTGGCCAACGTGCTGGAGCGCCCCCACGGCCTCTCCAGGACGGTCGACCCCGCGGTGCAGATCGCCGGCAACTTCGCGCCGGTCGGTGAGACCCCGCCCGTGCACGCGCTGCCGGTGACCGGCCGCATCCCCCCGTTCATCAACGGTGTGTACGCCCGCAACGGCGCCAACCCGCACTTCGACCCCGTCGCCGGGCACCACCTGTTCGACGGCGACGGCATGGTGCACGCCCTGCGGATCCGCAACGGCGTCGCCGAGACCTACGCCTCCCGCTTCACCGAGACCGAGCGCCTGCAGCAGGAGCGCGCGCTGGGCCGCCCGATGTTCCCCAAGGCCATCGGCGAGCTCCATGGCCACTCCGGGATCGCGCGCCTTGCTCTGTTCTACGCCCGCGCGGCCTGCGGCCTCATCGACCCGTCGCGCGGCACCGGCGTGGCCAACGCCGGCCTCGTCTACTTCAACGGCCACCTCCTCGCCATGTCTGAGGACGACATCCCGTACCACGTCCGTGTCACCGACGACGGCGATCTCCAGACCGTCGGCCGCTACGACTTCGACGGGCAGCTCGAGTGCCCCATGATCGCGCACCCCAAACTCGACCCCGCCACCGGGGAGCTTCACGCGCTCAGCTACGACGTCATCAAGAAGCCCTACCTCAAGTACTTCTATTTCAAGGCCGACGGCACCAAGTCGGCCGACGTCGAGATCCCGCTGGACCAGCCCACCATGATCCACGACTTCGCCATCACCGAGAATTACGTGGTCGTGCCCGACCACCAGGTGGTGTTCAAGCTGCAAGAGATGCTCCGCGGCGGCTCGCCCGTGGTGCTCGACAAGGAGAAGACGTCCCGCTTCGGCGTGCTGCCCAAGTGCGCGGCGGACTCGTCGGAGATGGTGTGGGTGGACGTGCCGGACTGCTTCTGCTTCCACCTCTGGAACgcgtgggaggaggaggagaccgACGAGGTGGTGGTGATCGGCTCCTGCATGACCCCCGCCGATTCCATCTTCAACGAGTCGGACGAGTGCCTCGAGAGCGTGCTCACGGAGATCCGCCTCAACACCCGCACCGGCGAGTCCACGCGGCGCCCCATCCTGGCGCTGTCGGAGCAGGTGAACCTGGAGGTCGGCATGGTGAACTCCAACCTCCTGGGCCGCAAGACGCGGTACGCCTACCTGGCCGTGGCCGAGCCGTGGCCCAAGGTGTCCGGGTTCGCCAAGGTGGACCTCGCCACGGGGGAGCTCACCAAGTTCGAGTACGGCGAGGGCCGGTTCGGCGGCGAGCCCTGCTTCGTGCCCATGGACCCGGCCACCTCCCGCGGCGAGGACGACGGGTACATTCTGACCTTCGTGCACGACGAGGCCGCCGGCACGTCGGAGCTCCTGGTGGTCAATGCCGCCGACATGCGACTGGAGGCGACCATCCAGCTGCCGTCCCGCGTGCCCTACGGCTTCCAcggcaccttcgtcaccggcaaggAGCTCGAATCCCAGGCCTGA